A region of Ovis canadensis isolate MfBH-ARS-UI-01 breed Bighorn chromosome 19, ARS-UI_OviCan_v2, whole genome shotgun sequence DNA encodes the following proteins:
- the BRPF1 gene encoding peregrin isoform X5, with protein sequence MGVDFDVKTFCHNLRATKPPYECPVETCRKVYKSYSGIEYHLYHYDHDNPPPPQQTPLRKHKKKGRQSRPANKQSPSPSEVSQSPSREVMSYAQAQRMVEVDLHGRVHRISIFDNLDVVSEDEEAPEEAPENGSNKENTETPAATPKSGKHKNKEKRKDSNHHHHHNASASTTPKLPEVVYRELEQDTPDAPPRPTSYYRYIEKSAEELDEEVEYDMDEEDYIWLDIMNERRKTEGVSPIPQEIFEYLMDRLEKESYFESHNKGDPNALVDEDAVCCICNDGECQNSNVILFCDMCNLAVHQECYGVPYIPEGQWLCRRCLQSPSRAVDCALCPNKGGAFKQTDDGRWAHVVCALWIPEVCFANTVFLEPIDSIEHIPPARWKLTCYICKQRGSGACIQCHKANCYTAFHVTCAQQAGLYMKMEPVRETGANGTSFSVRKTAYCDIHTPPGSARRLPALSHSEGEEEEEEEEDEGKSWSSEKVKKAKAKSRIKMKKARKILAEKRAAAPVVSVPCIPPHRLSKITNRLTIQRKSQFMQRLHSYWTLKRQSRNGVPLLRRLQTHLQSQRNCDQVGRDSEDKNWALKEQLKSWQRLRHDLERARLLVELIRKREKLKRETIKVQQIAMEMQLTPFLILLRKTLEQLQEKDTGNIFSEPVPLSEVTELDEVPDYLDHIKKPMDFFTMKQNLEAYRYLNFDDFEEDFNLIVSNCLKYNAKDTIFYRAAVRLREQGGAVLRQARRQAEKMGIDFETGMHIPHSLTGDEAPHHTEDAEEERLVLLENQKHLPVEEQLKLLLERLDEVNSSKQSVGRSRRAKMIKKEMTALRRKLAHQRETGRDGPERHGPSSRGSLTPHPAACDKDGQTDSAAEESSSQETSKDLPANGFSGGNQPVKKSFLVYRNDCSLPRSSSDSESSSSSSSSAASDRTSTTPSKQGRGKPSFSRGTFPEDSSEDTSGTENEAYSVGTGRGVGHSSKYAHPKPGMLGAWCQGLARPLAADPSPLSHSCEVVRKSLGRGAGWLSEDEDSPLDALDLVWAKCRGYPSYPALIIDPKMPREGMFHHGVPIPVPPLEVLKLGEQMTQEAREHLYLVLFFDNKRTWQWLPRTKLVPLGVNQDLDKEKMLEGRKSNIRKSVQIAYHRALQHRSKVQGEQSSETSDSD encoded by the exons ATGGGGGTGGACTTTGACGTGAAGACTTTCTGCCACAACTTGCGGGCAACTAAGCCACCCTATGAGTGCCCCGTGGAGACCTGCCGCAAGGTCTACAAGAGTTACAGTGGGATTGAGTACCATCTGTACCACTACGACCATGACAACCCACCGCCCCCACAGCAGACCCCACTCCGAAAGCACAAGAAGAAGGGGCGCCAGTCACGCCCAGCCAACAAGCAGTCGCCCAGCCCCTCAGAGGTGTCCCAGTCACCCAGCCGTGAGGTGATGAGCTACGCACAGGCCCAGCGCATGGTGGAAGTGGACTTGCACGGCCGCGTGCACCGCATCAGCATCTTTGACAACCTGGATGTGGTGTCTGAGGAtgaggaggcccccgaggaggcGCCTGAGAACGGCAGCAATAAGGAGAACACTGAGACACCGGCCGCTACTCCCAAGTCAGGCAAGCATAAGAACAAGGAGAAACGCAAGGActccaaccatcaccaccaccacaatgcTTCTGCGAGCACCACTCCCAAGCTGCCAGAGGTGGTCTACCGGGAGTTGGAGCAGGATACCCCTGATGCCCCGCCCCGGCCAACTTCCTATTACCG GTATATTGAGAAGTCGGCGGAGGAGCTGGATGAGGAGGTTGAGTACGACATGGATGAGGAGGACTACATCTGGCTAGATATCATGAACGAGCGGCGGAAGACGGAGGGCGTGAGTCCCATTCCGCAGGAGATCTTTGAGTACTTAATGGACCGGCTGGAGAAGGAGTCGTACTTTGAGAGCCACAATAAAGGCGACCCCAATGCGCTCGTAGACGAGGATGCTGTGTGCTGTATCTGCAATGACGGCGAATGCCAGAACAGCAACGTCATCCTTTTCTGTGACATGTGCAACCTGGCCGTGCACCAGGAGTGCTACGGTGTCCCCTACATCCCCGAGGGCCAGTGGCTGTGCCGCCGCTGCCTGCAGTCACCCTCCCGCGCTGTGGACTGCGCCCTGTGCCCCAACAAGGGTGGTGCCTTCAAGCAGACAGATGATGGGCGCTGGGCCCATGTGGTGTGTGCCCTTTGGATCCCCGAGGTCTGCTTTGCCAACACAGTCTTCCTGGAGCCCATTGACAGCATTGAGCACATCCCGCCCGCGCGCTGGAAGCTGACCTGCTACATTTGCAAACAGCGAGGCTCAGGGGCCTGCATCCAGTGCCATAAGGCCAACTGCTACACAGCCTTCCACGTGACGTGTGCCCAACAGGCTGGCCTTTACATGAAGATGGAGCCTGTGCGGGAGACAGGTGCCAATGGCACCTCCTTCAGCGTCCGCAAGACCGCCTACTGCGACATCCACACACCCCCAGGTTCAGCGCGTCGCCTGCCTGCCCTGTCCCACagtgaaggggaggaggaggaggaggaggaagaagatgagGGTAAGAGTTGGAGCTCAGAGAAGGTCAAGAAGGCCAAGGCCAAGTCCCGGATTAAGATGAAGAAGGCGCGGAAGATCCTGGCAGAGAAACGGGCAGCGGCCCCTGTGGTGTCTGTGCCTTGCATTCCACCGCACAG GCTCAGTAAAATCACTAACCGCCTGACCATCCAAAGGAAGAGCCAGTTCATGCAGAGGCTGCACAGCTACTGGACGCTGAAGAGGCAGTCGCGGAATGGGGTCCCGCTGCTGCGCCGCCTACAGACCCACCTGCAGTCTCAGAGGAACTGCGACCAAGTCGGG AGAGATTCCGAGGATAAGAACTGGGCCCTCAAAGAACAGCTTAAGTCCTGGCAGCGGCTTCGGCATGACCTGGAGCGAGCACGGCTGCTGGTGGAGCTGATTCGCAAGCGGGAGAAACTCAAAAGGGAGACG ATCAAGGTCCAGCAGATCGCCATGGAGATGCAGCTGACCCCCTTTCTCATCCTCCTTCGAAAAACCTTGGAGCAGCTCCAGGAGAAGGACACGGGCAACATCTTCAGCGAGCCGGTCCCTCTGTCTGAGGTAACCGAATTGGACGAA GTACCTGACTACCTCGACCACATCAAAAAGCCTATGGACTTTTTCACCATGAAGCAGAACTTGGAGGCTTACCGCTACCTGAACTTTGATGATTTTGAGGAGGACTTCAACCTCATCGTCAGCAACTGCCTCAAGTACAATGCCAAGGATACCATCTTCTACCGGGCAGCAGTGCGGCTCCGTGAGCAGGGTGGCGCGGTGCTCCGCCAGGCCCGGCGCCAGGCAGAAAAAATGGGCATTGACTTTGAGACGGGCATGCATATCCCCCACAGCCTGACTGGAGACGAAGCCCCACACCACACCGAAGATG CAGAGGAAGAGCGGCTGGTCCTGCTAGAGAACCAGAAGCACCTGCCAGTGGAAGAGCAGCTAAAGTTGCTGCTTGAACGGCTGGATGAGGTGAACTCCAGCAAGCAGAGCGTGGGCCGCTCTCGGCGCGCCAAGATGATCAAGAAAGAGATGACGGCGCTGCGGAGGAAGCTTGCCCACCAGCGGGAGACTGGACGGGATGGACCTGAACGACACGGCCCCTCCAGCCGGGGCAGCCTGACACCCCACCCAGCGGCCTGTGACAAGGATGGGCAGACAGACAGTGCCGCCGAGGAGAGCAGCAGCCAGGAGACAAGCAAAG ACTTACCAGCCAATGGCTTCAGCGGTGGAAACCAGCCAGTAAAGAAGAGTTTCTTGGTGTATCGTAACGACTGCAGCCTTCCTCGGAGCAGCTCAGACTCGGAAtccagcagcagtagcagcagtagtgcTGCCTCCGACCGGACCAG TACAACACCTTCAAAACAAGGCCGGGGCAAGCCCTCCTTCTCTCGGGGCACATTCCCAGAGGACAGCAGTGAAGATACCTCAGGCACTGAGAATGAGGCCTACTCCGTGGGCACTGGCCGCGGCGTGGGCCACAGCAGTAAGTACGCCCACCCAAAGCCAGGGATGCTGGGGGCCTGGTGTCAGGGCCTTGCCAGACCCCTGGCTGCTGATCCGTCCCCTCTCTCCCATTCCTGTGAAGTTGTAAGGAAGAGTCTGGGCCGGGGAGCTGGCTGGCTATCAGAGGATGAGGATTCCCCTCTGGACGCTCTGGACCTGGTGTGGGCCAAATGCCGAGGGTATCCATCGTACCCAGCTCTG ATCATTGATCCAAAGATGCCCCGGGAAGGTATGTTCCACCATGGGGTTCCCATCCCTGTGCCCCCATTGGAGGTGCTGAAACTTGGAGAACAGATGACCCAAGAAGCCCGAGAGCATCTCTACCTCGTCCTCTTCTTTGACAACAAGAGAACTTG GCAGTGGCTGCCCAGGACTAAGCTGGTTCCTCTGGGCGTGAACCAGGACCTTGACAAGGAGAAGATGCTGGAGGGCCGGAAATCTAACATCCGCAAGTCAGTTCAGATAGCCTACCACAGGGCCCTGCAGCACCGCAGCAAGGTGCAGGGCGAGCAGAGCAGCGAGACCAGCGACAGCGACTGA
- the BRPF1 gene encoding peregrin isoform X1, which translates to MGVDFDVKTFCHNLRATKPPYECPVETCRKVYKSYSGIEYHLYHYDHDNPPPPQQTPLRKHKKKGRQSRPANKQSPSPSEVSQSPSREVMSYAQAQRMVEVDLHGRVHRISIFDNLDVVSEDEEAPEEAPENGSNKENTETPAATPKSGKHKNKEKRKDSNHHHHHNASASTTPKLPEVVYRELEQDTPDAPPRPTSYYRYIEKSAEELDEEVEYDMDEEDYIWLDIMNERRKTEGVSPIPQEIFEYLMDRLEKESYFESHNKGDPNALVDEDAVCCICNDGECQNSNVILFCDMCNLAVHQECYGVPYIPEGQWLCRRCLQSPSRAVDCALCPNKGGAFKQTDDGRWAHVVCALWIPEVCFANTVFLEPIDSIEHIPPARWKLTCYICKQRGSGACIQCHKANCYTAFHVTCAQQAGLYMKMEPVRETGANGTSFSVRKTAYCDIHTPPGSARRLPALSHSEGEEEEEEEEDEGKSWSSEKVKKAKAKSRIKMKKARKILAEKRAAAPVVSVPCIPPHRLSKITNRLTIQRKSQFMQRLHSYWTLKRQSRNGVPLLRRLQTHLQSQRNCDQVGRDSEDKNWALKEQLKSWQRLRHDLERARLLVELIRKREKLKRETIKVQQIAMEMQLTPFLILLRKTLEQLQEKDTGNIFSEPVPLSEVTELDEVPDYLDHIKKPMDFFTMKQNLEAYRYLNFDDFEEDFNLIVSNCLKYNAKDTIFYRAAVRLREQGGAVLRQARRQAEKMGIDFETGMHIPHSLTGDEAPHHTEDAEEERLVLLENQKHLPVEEQLKLLLERLDEVNSSKQSVGRSRRAKMIKKEMTALRRKLAHQRETGRDGPERHGPSSRGSLTPHPAACDKDGQTDSAAEESSSQETSKGLGPNMSSTPALEVGRRTSVLFSKKNPKTAGPPKRPGRPPKNRESQMTPSHGGSPVGPPQLPIMGSLRQRKRGRSPRPSSSSDSDSDKSTEDPPMDLPANGFSGGNQPVKKSFLVYRNDCSLPRSSSDSESSSSSSSSAASDRTSTTPSKQGRGKPSFSRGTFPEDSSEDTSGTENEAYSVGTGRGVGHSSKYAHPKPGMLGAWCQGLARPLAADPSPLSHSCEVVRKSLGRGAGWLSEDEDSPLDALDLVWAKCRGYPSYPALIIDPKMPREGMFHHGVPIPVPPLEVLKLGEQMTQEAREHLYLVLFFDNKRTWQWLPRTKLVPLGVNQDLDKEKMLEGRKSNIRKSVQIAYHRALQHRSKVQGEQSSETSDSD; encoded by the exons ATGGGGGTGGACTTTGACGTGAAGACTTTCTGCCACAACTTGCGGGCAACTAAGCCACCCTATGAGTGCCCCGTGGAGACCTGCCGCAAGGTCTACAAGAGTTACAGTGGGATTGAGTACCATCTGTACCACTACGACCATGACAACCCACCGCCCCCACAGCAGACCCCACTCCGAAAGCACAAGAAGAAGGGGCGCCAGTCACGCCCAGCCAACAAGCAGTCGCCCAGCCCCTCAGAGGTGTCCCAGTCACCCAGCCGTGAGGTGATGAGCTACGCACAGGCCCAGCGCATGGTGGAAGTGGACTTGCACGGCCGCGTGCACCGCATCAGCATCTTTGACAACCTGGATGTGGTGTCTGAGGAtgaggaggcccccgaggaggcGCCTGAGAACGGCAGCAATAAGGAGAACACTGAGACACCGGCCGCTACTCCCAAGTCAGGCAAGCATAAGAACAAGGAGAAACGCAAGGActccaaccatcaccaccaccacaatgcTTCTGCGAGCACCACTCCCAAGCTGCCAGAGGTGGTCTACCGGGAGTTGGAGCAGGATACCCCTGATGCCCCGCCCCGGCCAACTTCCTATTACCG GTATATTGAGAAGTCGGCGGAGGAGCTGGATGAGGAGGTTGAGTACGACATGGATGAGGAGGACTACATCTGGCTAGATATCATGAACGAGCGGCGGAAGACGGAGGGCGTGAGTCCCATTCCGCAGGAGATCTTTGAGTACTTAATGGACCGGCTGGAGAAGGAGTCGTACTTTGAGAGCCACAATAAAGGCGACCCCAATGCGCTCGTAGACGAGGATGCTGTGTGCTGTATCTGCAATGACGGCGAATGCCAGAACAGCAACGTCATCCTTTTCTGTGACATGTGCAACCTGGCCGTGCACCAGGAGTGCTACGGTGTCCCCTACATCCCCGAGGGCCAGTGGCTGTGCCGCCGCTGCCTGCAGTCACCCTCCCGCGCTGTGGACTGCGCCCTGTGCCCCAACAAGGGTGGTGCCTTCAAGCAGACAGATGATGGGCGCTGGGCCCATGTGGTGTGTGCCCTTTGGATCCCCGAGGTCTGCTTTGCCAACACAGTCTTCCTGGAGCCCATTGACAGCATTGAGCACATCCCGCCCGCGCGCTGGAAGCTGACCTGCTACATTTGCAAACAGCGAGGCTCAGGGGCCTGCATCCAGTGCCATAAGGCCAACTGCTACACAGCCTTCCACGTGACGTGTGCCCAACAGGCTGGCCTTTACATGAAGATGGAGCCTGTGCGGGAGACAGGTGCCAATGGCACCTCCTTCAGCGTCCGCAAGACCGCCTACTGCGACATCCACACACCCCCAGGTTCAGCGCGTCGCCTGCCTGCCCTGTCCCACagtgaaggggaggaggaggaggaggaggaagaagatgagGGTAAGAGTTGGAGCTCAGAGAAGGTCAAGAAGGCCAAGGCCAAGTCCCGGATTAAGATGAAGAAGGCGCGGAAGATCCTGGCAGAGAAACGGGCAGCGGCCCCTGTGGTGTCTGTGCCTTGCATTCCACCGCACAG GCTCAGTAAAATCACTAACCGCCTGACCATCCAAAGGAAGAGCCAGTTCATGCAGAGGCTGCACAGCTACTGGACGCTGAAGAGGCAGTCGCGGAATGGGGTCCCGCTGCTGCGCCGCCTACAGACCCACCTGCAGTCTCAGAGGAACTGCGACCAAGTCGGG AGAGATTCCGAGGATAAGAACTGGGCCCTCAAAGAACAGCTTAAGTCCTGGCAGCGGCTTCGGCATGACCTGGAGCGAGCACGGCTGCTGGTGGAGCTGATTCGCAAGCGGGAGAAACTCAAAAGGGAGACG ATCAAGGTCCAGCAGATCGCCATGGAGATGCAGCTGACCCCCTTTCTCATCCTCCTTCGAAAAACCTTGGAGCAGCTCCAGGAGAAGGACACGGGCAACATCTTCAGCGAGCCGGTCCCTCTGTCTGAGGTAACCGAATTGGACGAA GTACCTGACTACCTCGACCACATCAAAAAGCCTATGGACTTTTTCACCATGAAGCAGAACTTGGAGGCTTACCGCTACCTGAACTTTGATGATTTTGAGGAGGACTTCAACCTCATCGTCAGCAACTGCCTCAAGTACAATGCCAAGGATACCATCTTCTACCGGGCAGCAGTGCGGCTCCGTGAGCAGGGTGGCGCGGTGCTCCGCCAGGCCCGGCGCCAGGCAGAAAAAATGGGCATTGACTTTGAGACGGGCATGCATATCCCCCACAGCCTGACTGGAGACGAAGCCCCACACCACACCGAAGATG CAGAGGAAGAGCGGCTGGTCCTGCTAGAGAACCAGAAGCACCTGCCAGTGGAAGAGCAGCTAAAGTTGCTGCTTGAACGGCTGGATGAGGTGAACTCCAGCAAGCAGAGCGTGGGCCGCTCTCGGCGCGCCAAGATGATCAAGAAAGAGATGACGGCGCTGCGGAGGAAGCTTGCCCACCAGCGGGAGACTGGACGGGATGGACCTGAACGACACGGCCCCTCCAGCCGGGGCAGCCTGACACCCCACCCAGCGGCCTGTGACAAGGATGGGCAGACAGACAGTGCCGCCGAGGAGAGCAGCAGCCAGGAGACAAGCAAAG gccTGGGTCCCAACATGTCCTCAACCCCCGCACTTGAGGTGGGCAGGAGAACCTCAGTTCTGTTCTCCAAAAAGAACCCGAAGACAGCTGGACCGCCCAAGAGGCCGGGCCGGCCCCCCAAAAACCGGGAGAGCCAGATGACCCCCAGCCACGGAGGCAGTCCTGTGGGGCCCCCCCAGCTCCCCATCATGGGCTCCCTACGTCAGCGCAAGCGGGGTAGGAGCCCTCGGCCCAGTTCGAGTTCAGACAGCGACAGTGATAAATCCACAGAAGACCCCCCAATGG ACTTACCAGCCAATGGCTTCAGCGGTGGAAACCAGCCAGTAAAGAAGAGTTTCTTGGTGTATCGTAACGACTGCAGCCTTCCTCGGAGCAGCTCAGACTCGGAAtccagcagcagtagcagcagtagtgcTGCCTCCGACCGGACCAG TACAACACCTTCAAAACAAGGCCGGGGCAAGCCCTCCTTCTCTCGGGGCACATTCCCAGAGGACAGCAGTGAAGATACCTCAGGCACTGAGAATGAGGCCTACTCCGTGGGCACTGGCCGCGGCGTGGGCCACAGCAGTAAGTACGCCCACCCAAAGCCAGGGATGCTGGGGGCCTGGTGTCAGGGCCTTGCCAGACCCCTGGCTGCTGATCCGTCCCCTCTCTCCCATTCCTGTGAAGTTGTAAGGAAGAGTCTGGGCCGGGGAGCTGGCTGGCTATCAGAGGATGAGGATTCCCCTCTGGACGCTCTGGACCTGGTGTGGGCCAAATGCCGAGGGTATCCATCGTACCCAGCTCTG ATCATTGATCCAAAGATGCCCCGGGAAGGTATGTTCCACCATGGGGTTCCCATCCCTGTGCCCCCATTGGAGGTGCTGAAACTTGGAGAACAGATGACCCAAGAAGCCCGAGAGCATCTCTACCTCGTCCTCTTCTTTGACAACAAGAGAACTTG GCAGTGGCTGCCCAGGACTAAGCTGGTTCCTCTGGGCGTGAACCAGGACCTTGACAAGGAGAAGATGCTGGAGGGCCGGAAATCTAACATCCGCAAGTCAGTTCAGATAGCCTACCACAGGGCCCTGCAGCACCGCAGCAAGGTGCAGGGCGAGCAGAGCAGCGAGACCAGCGACAGCGACTGA
- the BRPF1 gene encoding peregrin isoform X8 — MGVDFDVKTFCHNLRATKPPYECPVETCRKVYKSYSGIEYHLYHYDHDNPPPPQQTPLRKHKKKGRQSRPANKQSPSPSEVSQSPSREVMSYAQAQRMVEVDLHGRVHRISIFDNLDVVSEDEEAPEEAPENGSNKENTETPAATPKSGKHKNKEKRKDSNHHHHHNASASTTPKLPEVVYRELEQDTPDAPPRPTSYYRYIEKSAEELDEEVEYDMDEEDYIWLDIMNERRKTEGVSPIPQEIFEYLMDRLEKESYFESHNKGDPNALVDEDAVCCICNDGECQNSNVILFCDMCNLAVHQECYGVPYIPEGQWLCRRCLQSPSRAVDCALCPNKGGAFKQTDDGRWAHVVCALWIPEVCFANTVFLEPIDSIEHIPPARWKLTCYICKQRGSGACIQCHKANCYTAFHVTCAQQAGLYMKMEPVRETGANGTSFSVRKTAYCDIHTPPGSARRLPALSHSEGEEEEEEEEDEGKSWSSEKVKKAKAKSRIKMKKARKILAEKRAAAPVVSVPCIPPHRLSKITNRLTIQRKSQFMQRLHSYWTLKRQSRNGVPLLRRLQTHLQSQRNCDQVGRDSEDKNWALKEQLKSWQRLRHDLERARLLVELIRKREKLKRETIKVQQIAMEMQLTPFLILLRKTLEQLQEKDTGNIFSEPVPLSEVPDYLDHIKKPMDFFTMKQNLEAYRYLNFDDFEEDFNLIVSNCLKYNAKDTIFYRAAVRLREQGGAVLRQARRQAEKMGIDFETGMHIPHSLTGDEAPHHTEDAEEERLVLLENQKHLPVEEQLKLLLERLDEVNSSKQSVGRSRRAKMIKKEMTALRRKLAHQRETGRDGPERHGPSSRGSLTPHPAACDKDGQTDSAAEESSSQETSKDLPANGFSGGNQPVKKSFLVYRNDCSLPRSSSDSESSSSSSSSAASDRTSTTPSKQGRGKPSFSRGTFPEDSSEDTSGTENEAYSVGTGRGVGHSIVRKSLGRGAGWLSEDEDSPLDALDLVWAKCRGYPSYPALIIDPKMPREGMFHHGVPIPVPPLEVLKLGEQMTQEAREHLYLVLFFDNKRTWQWLPRTKLVPLGVNQDLDKEKMLEGRKSNIRKSVQIAYHRALQHRSKVQGEQSSETSDSD; from the exons ATGGGGGTGGACTTTGACGTGAAGACTTTCTGCCACAACTTGCGGGCAACTAAGCCACCCTATGAGTGCCCCGTGGAGACCTGCCGCAAGGTCTACAAGAGTTACAGTGGGATTGAGTACCATCTGTACCACTACGACCATGACAACCCACCGCCCCCACAGCAGACCCCACTCCGAAAGCACAAGAAGAAGGGGCGCCAGTCACGCCCAGCCAACAAGCAGTCGCCCAGCCCCTCAGAGGTGTCCCAGTCACCCAGCCGTGAGGTGATGAGCTACGCACAGGCCCAGCGCATGGTGGAAGTGGACTTGCACGGCCGCGTGCACCGCATCAGCATCTTTGACAACCTGGATGTGGTGTCTGAGGAtgaggaggcccccgaggaggcGCCTGAGAACGGCAGCAATAAGGAGAACACTGAGACACCGGCCGCTACTCCCAAGTCAGGCAAGCATAAGAACAAGGAGAAACGCAAGGActccaaccatcaccaccaccacaatgcTTCTGCGAGCACCACTCCCAAGCTGCCAGAGGTGGTCTACCGGGAGTTGGAGCAGGATACCCCTGATGCCCCGCCCCGGCCAACTTCCTATTACCG GTATATTGAGAAGTCGGCGGAGGAGCTGGATGAGGAGGTTGAGTACGACATGGATGAGGAGGACTACATCTGGCTAGATATCATGAACGAGCGGCGGAAGACGGAGGGCGTGAGTCCCATTCCGCAGGAGATCTTTGAGTACTTAATGGACCGGCTGGAGAAGGAGTCGTACTTTGAGAGCCACAATAAAGGCGACCCCAATGCGCTCGTAGACGAGGATGCTGTGTGCTGTATCTGCAATGACGGCGAATGCCAGAACAGCAACGTCATCCTTTTCTGTGACATGTGCAACCTGGCCGTGCACCAGGAGTGCTACGGTGTCCCCTACATCCCCGAGGGCCAGTGGCTGTGCCGCCGCTGCCTGCAGTCACCCTCCCGCGCTGTGGACTGCGCCCTGTGCCCCAACAAGGGTGGTGCCTTCAAGCAGACAGATGATGGGCGCTGGGCCCATGTGGTGTGTGCCCTTTGGATCCCCGAGGTCTGCTTTGCCAACACAGTCTTCCTGGAGCCCATTGACAGCATTGAGCACATCCCGCCCGCGCGCTGGAAGCTGACCTGCTACATTTGCAAACAGCGAGGCTCAGGGGCCTGCATCCAGTGCCATAAGGCCAACTGCTACACAGCCTTCCACGTGACGTGTGCCCAACAGGCTGGCCTTTACATGAAGATGGAGCCTGTGCGGGAGACAGGTGCCAATGGCACCTCCTTCAGCGTCCGCAAGACCGCCTACTGCGACATCCACACACCCCCAGGTTCAGCGCGTCGCCTGCCTGCCCTGTCCCACagtgaaggggaggaggaggaggaggaggaagaagatgagGGTAAGAGTTGGAGCTCAGAGAAGGTCAAGAAGGCCAAGGCCAAGTCCCGGATTAAGATGAAGAAGGCGCGGAAGATCCTGGCAGAGAAACGGGCAGCGGCCCCTGTGGTGTCTGTGCCTTGCATTCCACCGCACAG GCTCAGTAAAATCACTAACCGCCTGACCATCCAAAGGAAGAGCCAGTTCATGCAGAGGCTGCACAGCTACTGGACGCTGAAGAGGCAGTCGCGGAATGGGGTCCCGCTGCTGCGCCGCCTACAGACCCACCTGCAGTCTCAGAGGAACTGCGACCAAGTCGGG AGAGATTCCGAGGATAAGAACTGGGCCCTCAAAGAACAGCTTAAGTCCTGGCAGCGGCTTCGGCATGACCTGGAGCGAGCACGGCTGCTGGTGGAGCTGATTCGCAAGCGGGAGAAACTCAAAAGGGAGACG ATCAAGGTCCAGCAGATCGCCATGGAGATGCAGCTGACCCCCTTTCTCATCCTCCTTCGAAAAACCTTGGAGCAGCTCCAGGAGAAGGACACGGGCAACATCTTCAGCGAGCCGGTCCCTCTGTCTGAG GTACCTGACTACCTCGACCACATCAAAAAGCCTATGGACTTTTTCACCATGAAGCAGAACTTGGAGGCTTACCGCTACCTGAACTTTGATGATTTTGAGGAGGACTTCAACCTCATCGTCAGCAACTGCCTCAAGTACAATGCCAAGGATACCATCTTCTACCGGGCAGCAGTGCGGCTCCGTGAGCAGGGTGGCGCGGTGCTCCGCCAGGCCCGGCGCCAGGCAGAAAAAATGGGCATTGACTTTGAGACGGGCATGCATATCCCCCACAGCCTGACTGGAGACGAAGCCCCACACCACACCGAAGATG CAGAGGAAGAGCGGCTGGTCCTGCTAGAGAACCAGAAGCACCTGCCAGTGGAAGAGCAGCTAAAGTTGCTGCTTGAACGGCTGGATGAGGTGAACTCCAGCAAGCAGAGCGTGGGCCGCTCTCGGCGCGCCAAGATGATCAAGAAAGAGATGACGGCGCTGCGGAGGAAGCTTGCCCACCAGCGGGAGACTGGACGGGATGGACCTGAACGACACGGCCCCTCCAGCCGGGGCAGCCTGACACCCCACCCAGCGGCCTGTGACAAGGATGGGCAGACAGACAGTGCCGCCGAGGAGAGCAGCAGCCAGGAGACAAGCAAAG ACTTACCAGCCAATGGCTTCAGCGGTGGAAACCAGCCAGTAAAGAAGAGTTTCTTGGTGTATCGTAACGACTGCAGCCTTCCTCGGAGCAGCTCAGACTCGGAAtccagcagcagtagcagcagtagtgcTGCCTCCGACCGGACCAG TACAACACCTTCAAAACAAGGCCGGGGCAAGCCCTCCTTCTCTCGGGGCACATTCCCAGAGGACAGCAGTGAAGATACCTCAGGCACTGAGAATGAGGCCTACTCCGTGGGCACTGGCCGCGGCGTGGGCCACAGCA TTGTAAGGAAGAGTCTGGGCCGGGGAGCTGGCTGGCTATCAGAGGATGAGGATTCCCCTCTGGACGCTCTGGACCTGGTGTGGGCCAAATGCCGAGGGTATCCATCGTACCCAGCTCTG ATCATTGATCCAAAGATGCCCCGGGAAGGTATGTTCCACCATGGGGTTCCCATCCCTGTGCCCCCATTGGAGGTGCTGAAACTTGGAGAACAGATGACCCAAGAAGCCCGAGAGCATCTCTACCTCGTCCTCTTCTTTGACAACAAGAGAACTTG GCAGTGGCTGCCCAGGACTAAGCTGGTTCCTCTGGGCGTGAACCAGGACCTTGACAAGGAGAAGATGCTGGAGGGCCGGAAATCTAACATCCGCAAGTCAGTTCAGATAGCCTACCACAGGGCCCTGCAGCACCGCAGCAAGGTGCAGGGCGAGCAGAGCAGCGAGACCAGCGACAGCGACTGA